One genomic region from Bombyx mori chromosome 6, ASM3026992v2 encodes:
- the LOC101740066 gene encoding leucine-rich repeat protein soc-2 homolog, with protein MNLDNSSRENSEALDSVGTVSPREKYHTMREKKLSAASITTTEGARPKVVTVKHPESNKPKPTAKKNKPIQADLDVIKEFIRCREEGVIRLDLSKSSITSLPPNVRDLTHLVEFYLYGNKLVALPSEFGCLSNLQTLALNENSLTSLPDSLANLKSLKVLDLRHNKLNDIPEVVYKLTSLTTLYLRFNRIRVVGDGIENLTNLTMLSLRENKIKELSAGIGKLINLVTFDVSHNHLEHLPQEIGNCLNLSTLDLQHNDLLDIPESIGNLTAVTRLGLRYNGLSTIPATLSNLKHMDEFNVEGNSISQLPEGLLARLSELTSITLSRNSFTSYPSGGPAQFTNVFTINLEHNQIDKIPYGIFSRAKNLTKLNMKENLLTALPLDVGTWLNMVELNLGTNQLSKLPDDVQCLQNLEVLILSNNLLKRIPPSIGNLRKLRVLDLEENKLEVLPNEIGFLHELQKLIVQSNQLSTLPRSIGHLTNLTSLSVGENNLQYVPEEIGTLENLESLYLNDNPNLCNLPFELALCVNLQIMSIENCPLTSIPSEVVSSGPSLVIQYLKTQGPYRAM; from the coding sequence ATGAATCTCGACAACTCGTCACGAGAAAACTCTGAAGCTTTGGATTCCGTCGGTACGGTAAGCCCCAGGGAAAAATATCACACAATGAGGGAAAAGAAATTGTCCGCAGCATCGATCACTACGACTGAGGGTGCTCGTCCCAAAGTTGTTACTGTTAAACATCCGGAGTCCAATAAACCGAAACCTACAGCTAAGAAAAACAAACCAATACAGGCTGATCTTGACGTTATTAAAGAATTCATTAGATGCCGTGAAGAAGGTGTAATACGATTGGATCTCAGCAAATCATCGATTACTTCTCTTCCGCCAAATGTTAGAGATCTTACACATTTAGTAGAGTTTTATTTGTATGGGAATAAGCTGGTTGCACTTCCATCAGAATTTGGTTGTTTGTCCAATCTACAAACACTCGCATTAAATGAAAACTCATTAACAAGCCTACCAGATTCTCTTGCTAACTTAAAATCTTTAAAGGTTCTTGATTTACgacataataaattaaatgatataCCTGAAGTGGTTTATAAATTGACATCTCTCACAACTTTATATCTACGGTTCAATAGAATCAGAGTTGTAGGAGATGGGATTGAAAACCTCACTAATTTAACTATGCTGAGTCTTCGAGAAAACAAGATTAAGGAATTGTCTGCAGGAATTGGCAAATTGATAAACCTTGTAACATTTGATGTGTCGCACAACCACTTAGAGCATCTGCCCCAAGAGATTGGAAATTGTCTAAATTTGTCTACATTAGACTTACAACATAATGACTTATTGGATATTCCTGAAAGTATTGGGAATCTTACAGCAGTTACTAGATTGGGACTTAGATACAATGGGCTTTCGACTATCCCTGCCACTCTAAGCAATTTGAAACATATGGATGAATTTAATGTTGAAGGAAACTCAATATCTCAGCTGCCTGAAGGTCTCTTGGCTAGATTGAGTGAACTCACCAGTATAACTCTCTCCCGTAATTCTTTCACCAGCTACCCTTCAGGTGGTCCTGCTCAATTTACTAATGTCTTTACTATAAACCTAGAACATAATCAAATTGATAAAATACCATATGGTATATTTTCAAGAGctaaaaacttaacaaaactgAATATGAAGGAAAATCTTTTGACTGCACTTCCTTTAGATGTTGGGACTTGGTTAAATATGGTTGAACTTAATTTGGGGACTAATCAGCTTTCAAAACTACCTGATGATGTTCAATGTCTGCAAAATTTAGAAGTTCTGATATTGTCAAACAACCTGTTAAAAAGAATACCACCTAGTATTGGAAATTTGAGGAAGCTACGAGTACTCGACTTGGAAGAGAATAAGCTTGAAGTTCTCCCGAATGAAATAGGATTCTTACATGAATTGCAAAAGTTGATAGTGCAGTCAAACCAGTTATCAACTTTGCCTCGCTCAATAGGCCATCTGACAAATTTGACATCTTTAAGCGTGGGAGAGAATAACTTACAATATGTACCAGAAGAAATAGGCACACTGGAGAATTTGGAATCTTTATACTTGAATGATAATCCTAATTTATGCAATTTGCCATTTGAGTTAGCTTTGTGTGTAAACTTGCAAATAATGAGCATTGAGAATTGTCCATTGACTTCTATTCCTTCAGAAGTAGTAAGTTCAGGACCATCTTTGGTAATCCAGTATTTGAAAACCCAAGGGCCATACAGAGCTATGTGA